Proteins encoded within one genomic window of Thioploca ingrica:
- a CDS encoding potassium-transporting ATPase A, producing the protein MNTNAYLQLGLFMGILLLTVKPLGGYIAQLMADKPARLNRFGQSIERAIYRLCGIQADVEMNWKQYAGAVILFNLLGVLAVYALQRLQGLLPLNPQAFGAVKPDTAFNTAISFVTNTNWQSYAGESTMSYLTQMLGLTVQNFLSAATGLAVGITLIRGFARHNALTLGNFWVDLTRSILYLLLPLALLLAVLLMSQGVIQNFEGYRKIHTLQATTQTLAMGPVASQEAIKMLGVNGGGFFNANSAHPYENPTPLTNFWQMLAIFLIPAALCYTFGQMVGDTRQGWAILTAMSLVFVIMATATIWAEQQGNPSFTASGVDQMSSAMQAGGNMEGKETRFGIVASALFAAITTAASCGAVNAMHDSFTPLGGLAPLWLMQLGEVIFGGIGAGLYGMLIFVLLAVFIAGLMIGRTPEYLGKKIEAFEIKMISLSILITPLLILVGTALALIVGKASIFNSGPHGFSEVLYALSSAANNNGSAFAGLAADTPFYNVLLAVTMWIGRFGVIVLVLAMAGSFARKQRLAVTVGTLPTHGPLFVTLLISVVIVVGALTYLPALVLGPVVEHLLMLGH; encoded by the coding sequence ATGAATACTAACGCTTATCTGCAACTCGGCTTGTTCATGGGCATACTGTTACTGACCGTCAAACCGCTCGGTGGGTATATTGCTCAGCTCATGGCAGACAAACCGGCGAGATTAAACCGGTTTGGCCAATCCATTGAACGCGCAATCTATCGGCTGTGCGGCATCCAAGCCGATGTTGAAATGAATTGGAAACAATATGCCGGCGCGGTGATCCTGTTTAATTTGCTGGGCGTGTTGGCGGTGTATGCTCTGCAACGTTTGCAGGGACTACTGCCGCTGAATCCGCAAGCTTTTGGCGCAGTTAAACCGGATACAGCGTTTAATACCGCAATCAGCTTTGTCACCAATACTAATTGGCAAAGTTATGCTGGCGAAAGCACGATGAGTTATCTCACCCAAATGCTGGGTCTCACGGTGCAAAACTTCCTGTCAGCCGCGACCGGTCTTGCTGTCGGGATAACGCTGATTCGTGGTTTTGCTCGTCATAACGCCCTAACTCTTGGCAATTTTTGGGTCGATTTGACTCGCAGTATCCTCTATCTGCTGTTACCGCTGGCGTTACTTTTGGCAGTATTGTTGATGAGTCAAGGGGTCATCCAGAATTTCGAGGGTTACCGGAAAATCCATACGCTTCAAGCCACTACTCAAACTCTCGCGATGGGGCCAGTGGCGTCACAGGAAGCCATCAAGATGCTTGGCGTCAATGGCGGTGGTTTTTTTAACGCCAATTCCGCGCATCCCTACGAGAATCCGACCCCACTCACCAATTTCTGGCAAATGCTGGCGATTTTTCTGATTCCAGCAGCGCTCTGTTATACCTTCGGGCAGATGGTGGGCGATACCCGTCAGGGCTGGGCGATATTAACGGCGATGAGCCTCGTGTTTGTCATCATGGCCACCGCCACGATTTGGGCAGAGCAGCAGGGAAATCCAAGCTTCACCGCTAGCGGCGTGGACCAAATGAGCAGCGCCATGCAAGCCGGAGGAAATATGGAAGGGAAAGAAACTCGCTTTGGCATTGTCGCTTCGGCCTTGTTCGCTGCCATCACCACGGCGGCTTCTTGTGGGGCAGTTAATGCGATGCACGATTCGTTTACTCCTCTGGGCGGATTGGCGCCTTTGTGGTTGATGCAACTGGGTGAGGTTATTTTTGGGGGAATCGGGGCTGGGCTTTATGGCATGTTGATTTTTGTACTGCTGGCGGTGTTTATCGCTGGGCTGATGATTGGTCGCACCCCAGAATACCTCGGTAAAAAAATCGAAGCATTCGAGATAAAAATGATTTCGCTGAGTATCCTGATAACGCCCCTATTAATCCTGGTCGGAACGGCGCTAGCCTTAATAGTCGGCAAAGCCAGCATTTTTAATTCTGGCCCACATGGTTTTAGTGAAGTCTTATACGCCCTCAGTTCGGCAGCCAACAATAATGGCAGCGCCTTTGCGGGGTTGGCGGCAGATACCCCATTTTACAATGTGCTGCTGGCAGTAACGATGTGGATAGGGCGCTTTGGGGTTATCGTACTGGTACTGGCGATGGCTGGTTCGTTTGCCCGCAAACAGCGGCTGGCAGTCACGGTGGGTACATTGCCGACGCATGGGCCGCTATTTGTGACGCTGCTGATTAGCGTGGTGATCGTGGTGGGCGCGCTCACCTATTTACCGGCGTTAGTATTGGGACCGGTGGTAGAGCATTTATTGATGCTAGGACATTAA
- a CDS encoding stringent starvation protein B: MTSMRPYLLRAIHQWIVDNGLTPYLLVDATQPKVEVPHQYIENGKIILNTSPTAVQGLTLDNDWVSFSARFSGHAFSIFVPVSAILAVYAKENGKGMFFKPEENVDETPPPTSTPQPPPRSKPVLKRVK; the protein is encoded by the coding sequence ATGACTTCAATGCGACCTTATCTATTACGCGCCATTCATCAATGGATCGTTGATAATGGGTTAACACCTTATTTATTAGTCGATGCAACTCAACCCAAAGTCGAAGTACCTCATCAATATATTGAAAATGGTAAAATTATTTTGAATACTTCACCGACGGCAGTACAAGGATTGACATTAGATAATGATTGGGTCAGTTTTAGCGCTCGCTTTTCCGGCCATGCTTTTTCTATTTTTGTTCCAGTCTCAGCGATATTAGCTGTTTATGCTAAAGAAAATGGCAAAGGAATGTTTTTTAAACCCGAAGAAAATGTAGATGAAACGCCACCGCCAACTTCTACCCCTCAACCACCTCCCCGTTCTAAACCCGTACTTAAACGGGTAAAATAA
- a CDS encoding potassium-transporting ATPase subunit C, which produces MKTLIRPAVSLLLLLSMVTGVIYPLLVTGIGQLLFPRQVTGSLIEQNGQWVGSSLIGQHFTDPKYFWGRPSATASYPYNATASGGSNFGPLNPALLVTVTARIAALREVDPDNPLPIPVDLVTTSASGLDPHISPAAAAYQLERITKLRRLAPDQVLALVHQHTEAPQLEFLGEYRVNVLRLNLALDRLSGDASNRLSPP; this is translated from the coding sequence ATGAAAACTTTAATTCGTCCCGCTGTCAGTTTATTGCTGTTATTGAGTATGGTGACTGGCGTAATTTATCCCTTACTGGTCACTGGTATCGGCCAATTGCTTTTTCCTCGGCAAGTAACCGGCAGCTTGATTGAACAGAATGGCCAGTGGGTTGGCTCCAGCTTGATTGGACAACATTTCACTGATCCGAAATATTTCTGGGGACGCCCTTCCGCCACCGCGTCTTATCCCTATAACGCTACTGCTTCCGGGGGTTCCAATTTTGGCCCGCTCAATCCGGCGTTATTGGTTACCGTGACTGCCCGGATAGCCGCGCTGCGGGAAGTTGACCCCGATAATCCTCTTCCCATTCCCGTCGATTTAGTGACCACCTCAGCTAGCGGCCTGGATCCGCATATCAGTCCAGCAGCGGCAGCCTATCAGCTTGAACGTATCACCAAACTTCGCCGGTTAGCGCCGGATCAAGTGCTGGCATTGGTGCATCAACACACTGAAGCCCCTCAATTGGAATTTCTTGGCGAATATCGAGTCAATGTGCTGCGCTTGAATTTGGCGCTGGATCGACTGTCAGGCGATGCTAGCAACCGATTAAGTCCCCCCTAA
- a CDS encoding copper transporting ATPase, producing MSHKVKLSLLDPVLLKPALFDAVRWLAPRWQLRNPVMFVVYLGSLLTTFLGFQALLGTGEASVYFIFAIALWLWFTVLFANFAQALAEGRSKAQAAALRGAKQEVAAKKLVMPQYGSTWVTVSGITLRKGDVVLVETGDVIPADGEVIEGVASVDESAITGESAPVIREAGGDFSAVTGGTRVLSDWLVMRVTVNPGEAFLDRMIAMVEGARRQKTPNEIALTILLVALTIIFLLVTVTLLPFSLFSVSMTGSSQPITVTVLVALLVCLIPTTIGGLLSAIGVAGMSRMMQANVIAASGRAIEAAGDVDVLLLDKTGTITLGNRQAAAFLPVPGVAEKQLADAAQLASLADETPEGRSIVVLAKQKFNLRERPIQALNAHFVPFTAQTRMSGVNLGDRQIRKGAASALRKHIEAQGQTSLPAIAERVEEVARRGSTPMVVADGARELGVIELKDIVKGGIKERFAELRRMGIKTVMITGDNGLTAAAIAAEAGVDDFLAEATPETKLKLIRSYQAEGRLVAMTGDGTNDAPALAQADVAVVMNTGTQAAKEAGNMVDLDSNPTKLIEIVEIGKQMLMTRGALTTFSIANDVAKYFAIIPAAFASTYPQLNALNVMGLNSPSSAILSAVIFNALIIVFLIPLALKGVKYRALGAATLLRRNLLSYGLGGLTVPFVGIKLIDILLSLLGGVSS from the coding sequence ATGTCGCATAAAGTCAAGCTTTCATTACTCGATCCGGTGCTACTGAAACCGGCGCTGTTCGACGCGGTGCGTTGGTTGGCGCCCCGATGGCAACTCCGCAATCCCGTGATGTTCGTGGTTTACCTGGGCAGTTTGCTGACGACTTTTCTGGGCTTTCAAGCTTTACTGGGAACCGGTGAAGCATCGGTCTATTTTATCTTCGCTATCGCGCTTTGGCTGTGGTTCACCGTGTTATTCGCCAACTTCGCTCAAGCACTGGCTGAAGGTCGTAGCAAAGCGCAAGCAGCGGCATTGCGTGGCGCTAAGCAGGAGGTCGCCGCCAAAAAACTGGTTATGCCCCAATATGGCTCAACCTGGGTCACGGTGAGCGGTATAACGTTGCGCAAGGGCGATGTCGTGCTAGTGGAAACGGGCGACGTGATTCCAGCAGACGGCGAAGTCATCGAGGGAGTCGCCTCAGTGGACGAATCAGCGATCACGGGCGAATCCGCGCCGGTCATTCGTGAAGCTGGTGGGGATTTCAGCGCCGTTACCGGCGGCACCCGGGTATTATCAGACTGGCTGGTGATGCGGGTTACCGTCAACCCGGGGGAAGCATTTCTTGACCGAATGATCGCCATGGTAGAAGGTGCGCGACGGCAGAAAACGCCCAACGAAATTGCCCTAACCATCCTGCTGGTGGCGCTCACCATCATTTTTCTGCTGGTTACCGTTACCCTGCTACCGTTTTCGCTATTTAGCGTCAGTATGACGGGAAGTAGTCAGCCGATTACAGTCACCGTGCTGGTCGCGTTGCTGGTATGCCTAATCCCTACCACGATTGGTGGCTTGCTGTCAGCGATTGGCGTGGCCGGGATGAGCCGCATGATGCAGGCCAATGTGATCGCCGCCTCCGGTCGCGCCATTGAAGCCGCCGGCGATGTAGATGTTCTGCTGCTTGATAAAACTGGCACGATTACGCTTGGCAATCGTCAAGCCGCTGCTTTTCTACCGGTGCCGGGCGTGGCGGAAAAACAACTAGCCGATGCCGCACAACTGGCTTCGCTTGCCGACGAAACGCCGGAAGGTCGCAGTATCGTGGTGCTCGCCAAGCAGAAGTTTAATTTGCGTGAGCGGCCTATTCAAGCACTGAATGCGCATTTTGTTCCCTTCACGGCGCAGACTCGCATGAGCGGCGTAAACCTCGGCGATCGCCAGATTCGCAAAGGGGCGGCAAGTGCCCTCCGTAAACATATTGAAGCGCAGGGGCAAACCAGCCTGCCGGCGATTGCTGAGCGAGTGGAGGAAGTAGCGCGGCGTGGCAGTACCCCGATGGTGGTTGCCGACGGCGCCCGTGAGTTAGGCGTGATTGAACTCAAAGACATCGTGAAAGGCGGTATCAAGGAACGTTTTGCCGAACTTCGCCGCATGGGAATTAAAACGGTGATGATCACGGGCGACAACGGTCTGACTGCCGCTGCCATCGCCGCTGAGGCCGGTGTTGACGACTTCCTTGCAGAAGCCACGCCCGAAACCAAACTGAAATTGATCCGCAGCTATCAAGCAGAAGGACGGCTAGTGGCGATGACCGGCGACGGCACCAACGATGCGCCGGCATTAGCGCAAGCGGATGTAGCCGTCGTGATGAATACCGGTACGCAGGCGGCGAAAGAAGCCGGCAATATGGTCGATCTTGACTCAAATCCAACTAAATTGATCGAAATTGTCGAGATCGGCAAACAGATGCTGATGACCCGCGGTGCACTTACTACTTTCAGTATCGCCAACGATGTCGCCAAATATTTCGCTATCATTCCGGCGGCCTTTGCTAGTACTTATCCTCAACTCAATGCGCTCAACGTGATGGGACTCAACAGCCCGTCCAGCGCCATCCTGTCGGCGGTCATCTTCAACGCCTTGATTATCGTGTTTCTTATTCCGCTGGCTTTGAAGGGTGTGAAGTATCGGGCATTGGGCGCGGCGACGTTATTGCGGCGTAATCTGTTAAGTTATGGCTTAGGCGGTTTAACAGTCCCTTTTGTAGGCATCAAATTGATTGATATCCTACTCAGTCTGTTGGGAGGAGTTTCGTCATGA